CTCGACGTACCGAACGATCTCACCGCCGCTCAGATCAACAAGCGTCTGCGGATGCCGATAATGGAGGCCCTCACGCACCTGGGTGAGGAGGTCACGGCCTTCCGCGTTGTCGTGAATCATGAGCTCGCGGAGCAGCCGACCGCACCGATCGTCGTCGGCGACTTCACCCGCGCCGAGTCCTCGCGCACCGAATCCCCCATCGAACAGCCGACCCCGCTGCGGCACGAATCACGACTCAACCCCAAGTACACGTTCGACAACTTCGTGATCGGTCAGTCCAACCGCTTCTCGCATGCGGCGGCTGTCGCAGTCGCGGAGGCCCCTGCCAAGGCGTACAACCCGCTGTTCATCTACGGGGACTCCGGGCTCGGGAAGACACATCTTCTCCACGCGATCGGCGACTACGCGCAGTCCCTGTACACAGGCGTGAAGGTTCGCTACGTCTCGAGCGAGGAGTTCACGAACGACTTCATCAACTCCATCGCCAACAACCGAGGCTCCGCGTTCCAGGCTCGCTACCGCGACGTCGACATCCTCCTCATCGACGACATCCAGTTCCTTCAGGGTCGAGCCGAGACGCAGGAGGCGTTCTTCCACACGTTCAACACACTGCATGACCACAACAAGCAGGTCG
The DNA window shown above is from Microbacterium murale and carries:
- the dnaA gene encoding chromosomal replication initiator protein DnaA, with amino-acid sequence MGATLYLDVPNDLTAAQINKRLRMPIMEALTHLGEEVTAFRVVVNHELAEQPTAPIVVGDFTRAESSRTESPIEQPTPLRHESRLNPKYTFDNFVIGQSNRFSHAAAVAVAEAPAKAYNPLFIYGDSGLGKTHLLHAIGDYAQSLYTGVKVRYVSSEEFTNDFINSIANNRGSAFQARYRDVDILLIDDIQFLQGRAETQEAFFHTFNTLHDHNKQVVITSDVAPKHLTGFEDRMRSRFEWGLITDVQAPDLETRIAILRKKAQSEALHIPDEVLEYIATVVSSNIRELEGALIRVSAFASLNRSSLDISLAQTVLRDIIDTAEDNIISPTDIITATAQYFKLTVDDLYGSSRSQQIATSRQIAMYLCRERTNLSLPKIGQLFGNRDHTTVMYAYKKISELMKERRSIYNQVTEITTQLGRR